The Montipora capricornis isolate CH-2021 chromosome 3, ASM3666992v2, whole genome shotgun sequence genome window below encodes:
- the LOC138041193 gene encoding uncharacterized abhydrolase domain-containing protein DDB_G0269086-like, producing MESNNNARFTKSDGSVNHINRLSLPRIVEETKRRSLTGWETISLITSASSTNSPDIDSDLEELAQEEEEEEVDDSNEENRFGDVDGIGPESRQSKDHTKRIFKNPEKEIRQRAKATLKRELREIRVQAALKKNEIRRKFKVVIDDARSQLIASRIEAEKVSIDRLEERAEMEQAKIIQERAMRKKEAEKEKSDESAAKSRTQSEELASLRKIQSELDRARARRRHSLAAAITTVNGRAKVANLLQHEVKRLERAEEVQKIIVELHSLGLSEAAVNLTHSLRAKEESENKLRQELSNEQERTRKSAMVLVEDEVRKVRKEYADELARKERERLEREKLEKERLERERREREMANLKKLARDIAMKKMYKESVFNTSVSRPFSFSYFPSLKK from the coding sequence ATGGAATCAAACAACAATGCGAGGTTTACAAAAAGTGATGGTAGCGTAAACCACATAAATCGCTTGTCGTTACCACGAATTGTAGAAGAAACAAAGAGGAGAAGCTTGACTGGATGGGAAACGATTTCTCTCATAACAAGCGCAAGTAGCACAAACAGTCCGGATATTGACAGCGACCTGGAGGAATTAgcacaagaagaagaagaagaagaagtagaTGATAGCAATGAAGAAAACCGTTTTGGCGACGTCGACGGAATCGGGCCAGAGTCAAGACAATCTAAAGACCACACCAAACGAATATTCAAGAATCCGGAAAAAGAAATTCGTCAAAGAGCAAAGGCGACGTTGAAGAGAGAACTAAGGGAAATACGCGTACAGGCCGCCttgaaaaagaatgaaataCGAAGAAAATTTAAGGTTGTTATCGACGATGCCCGATCTCAACTCATCGCGTCCCGAATCGAAGCCGAAAAAGTATCGATTGACAGGCTGGAAGAACGAGCTGAAATGGAACAGGCCAAAATAATACAAGAGCGCGCGATGAGAAAGAAAGAAGCCGAAAAGGAAAAATCCGACGAGAGTGCAGCGAAAAGTCGAACGCAGTCCGAAGAACTTGCTTCACTGCGAAAAATCCAATCCGAATTGGATCGCGCACGCGCGCGAAGACGGCACAGTCTGGCTGCTGCGATAACGACAGTAAACGGGAGGGCCAAGGTGGCTAACTTGTTACAACACGAAGTTAAGAGGCTTGAGAGAGCGGAAGAAGtgcaaaaaataattgttgaacTTCACTCTCTGGGCTTATCGGAGGCTGCTGTTAATCTGACTCACTCTCTGAGAGCAAAAGAGGAGTCTGAGAACAAACTACGTCAGGAATTGAGCAATGAGCAAGAGCGGACTAGGAAAAGTGCCATGGTCCTTGTAGAGGATGAAGTCCGGAAGGTTCGCAAAGAATATGCCGATGAGTTGGCACGGAAAGAACGAGAAAGATTGGAAAGAGAAAAGCTTGAGAAAGAAAGACTTGAAAGAGAAAGACGGGAAAGAGAAATGGCCAACTTAAAAAAGCTGGCGAGAGATATAGCGatgaaaaaaatgtacaaagagTCTGTCTTCAACACAAGCGTTTCAAGGCCCTTTAGCTTTTCTTACTTTCCATCACTAAAAAAGTGA